Genomic segment of Balnearium lithotrophicum:
TTTTTCTTTAGTTCATCTTTGTTTATTTCTCTTGGAACAGGAAGTTTTTTAACTGTTAAGTCGGTAAGGCTTTTGAGGAAGCTCTCAACAAACTTGTAGTTCCCCTCTATTATCTCATTTACCATTCTGATTAGTTTTCTGTCTATGACGTAGTTTTTGGAGGCAAGGTATTCAATTACCTCTTTTGTGAGTTCCTCCTGGTTTTCTGAAAGTTTGTTGAGGTTGCGTTCAAGGTATTCAAGAATTTCTTGTCTTACCTTTTCTAACTGTTCCAACCTTCAGCCCTCATTTTAACTTCCCAGTCCTCTTTTGAATCCAAAGCATTTTCTATCTGGTCGAGCTCTTTTTCGTCCTTGAAGGGGTTGAGAATGAGTCTTGCAAGGAGTTTTTCAAGTTCGTTTTTGAGAACTGGAGAAACAGCAGGTTCGTTAAAGACTGAAAGAACGGTTTCTGTAAACTGTTCTGCATCAAGTATCGTAAACTGCTTTGAATATTCAATGTAGCCTTTAAACTCTTCTCCGAGCCACTTTCCGACAAGCTCTGCAATTTTGTACTCACAGGCCTCCAATGCGTTGGCAAAGTTAACGAGCATTGTGGTGAATTCAAGGTAATCGTACTGTTTTGCAAGTCCCGATTCCGCCTTGGAGTTTGCAAAGTCAAGGTTAACCTGTTTGAAAATCTGCTTTACGAGCATTTCTATGTAGGAAAGATATATTTGGGCAGGGTCCGACGGCGGAGCTATGAATTCTGGTTTTGCCCCCGCCTCTGCGTTGTAGAGGAGCCCGTTGTCTGTTGATATTGAAAGTCCCTGATTTTTGAGAGCTTCTGTTGAGGAGTCGTCCTTTACTGGGAAAGTTAGAATGGGAAATGTGTTGTCCCTGAGTATCGTCCTCAGTTCGTTAACTGCATTGTAGAAGTCCCTTTGAAGGTTGGCTATTTCAAGGATGAAGGGAGTCGGAAGGATTTCGTCATCCTCAAGCTGGGTAACTGCAAAAGGTATTACTGGAACTACTCCTAATTTGTGTTCTCCAGAGTCCCTTAATTTTGAGAACTGTTCATCGTCGGAGATGAACCATTCGTTTTTTGTGTACTTTCTGTAGATGAAAAATTGTGGGTTTTCTGGGTTTGGCTCTTTAAACACTATGTAGTTTAGGGTTCCAAACTCGTCAAAGGAGTAGTCTTGAAGGTGGACAGGTTTCCTGAATGTTATGTAGGGAAAGATGTTAAGCTCCTTTTCCTCTAAGGCCGTTTCTACCTGAATTCTGGGCTTGTCAACTATTACAAAGATTATTCCGTTAATGAGGGTTAGCTTTAAAAGCTGGCTCATTTTGTCGTCTATGTAGGTTCCCCTCCTGTCTGTGTTGTTGATGAACTTCTCGTACCAGGGGGAGTCGTCCATTTTTCTAATCGGGGACTTTTTGAAAACGTGTCCCGTTATGGAGTCAACTATCTTTTTGCAGAAGTTAAATAGGACTGCGTACCTCTTTCTGTTTTTGAACTTCTCATCACTTTCGTTTGGGAACCTTACAAGGTAACTTCCGTCTAAGTATCCTCCTCTGCCTGTGTAGGAGTCCTTGAGAAACTGGTAATCCAAGTCAAAGTTAATTACAGCCATGGTATCTTCACTCCCTTAAATATGAAGTTAAAGGTCCTTTGGCTTGCAGCGTAAACTGCAAGTGCTAAGCTCCAGAATCTATCGGCGTGGCTGTCCTTTGCAGAACCTTCGTATCTTACATTTCCCGCATTTGTTACTGTTTTTCTAACAGAGTGAAGGTCCTCTCTGAGGTCAGGGTCGGAGGGAATTCTTATGAGCCTATCCTGGAATTTTGTCCTCAGTTTTTCAGCAAGCTCTTCTTTTGTCTTTGCAGAAAAGTAAACGGGGATGACTTTTGAACCGAAATTCTCCTTTAGCTCCTCTGCCAACTGCATTCCCAGTCCAGTCTCGTCAACGGCAACTCTCCTGCAGAACTTTGCGTAGTGGCTGATTATCTCTATCTGTTCTCTAAAGGGTTTCTTTTTAAGTTCCTCAATTCTTCTTACGTAAAGGACGTCTCCCAACTTTTCAACGACGGTTATAACTGTAAGGTCCTTTCTCCTTCCAACGTCAATTCCGCAGTAGAGGTTTCCTTTGGCTTCTCTTAAGTCAGGGAGGATTATTTCCTCTTTCGGCATTTCACATTTCTGGATAAGCTCGTAAGGAAGGACGGAATCTGCCTCGTCTATGAATTCTACGAGGTATTCTGTCTTCCAGGCATCCTCACTCTTTATCCCTGCTTTCAGCTCCTCTATATCAACGGAAAGTCCTTTTTCAACCGCTTCGTAGATGTTTAACGAATACCTAAACCACTTGGGATTGTTCTCGCTTATGCTCCAGAGGTAGTAGAAAAGGTCGTTTTTCCCAAAAGGGGTTGATATTGCAATGAGTTTGTAGTCCTTCTTCCTTGTGATGATTGGAAACACGGCCCTGTAAACCTCCTGCCAGTCCCTAAAGAATGCTGCCTCGTCCATTATTACGTCCCCTGAAAATCCCCTTATACCGTCGGGGTTGGCAGGCAGGGCTACGATTTGAGAGCCATTGGGAAAGTTAATTTCCAACTTTTTAAGGTCTGTGTTTTCAAAAAACTTAACTCCTGTAAGTTTTAATGCTTTAACGTGGAGTTTCACCTTATCAACAAATAGTTTGCTCTGCCTCTCTGTTGGAGAAACCACAACTATTGTGTGGTTCTGCCTCGTAGCTGCCCTCTTTGCTGCCCAGTAGGATACTACAAATGACTTACCCGTCTGCCTTGCCATCTTTATTGCACTAAACTTGTGAGAGTCAATTCCCTTAACTATCTCAATTTGATAGGGAAGGAGTATTGCCATTCTAAGCTCCGTAGAGTTCC
This window contains:
- a CDS encoding phage portal protein; translated protein: MAVINFDLDYQFLKDSYTGRGGYLDGSYLVRFPNESDEKFKNRKRYAVLFNFCKKIVDSITGHVFKKSPIRKMDDSPWYEKFINNTDRRGTYIDDKMSQLLKLTLINGIIFVIVDKPRIQVETALEEKELNIFPYITFRKPVHLQDYSFDEFGTLNYIVFKEPNPENPQFFIYRKYTKNEWFISDDEQFSKLRDSGEHKLGVVPVIPFAVTQLEDDEILPTPFILEIANLQRDFYNAVNELRTILRDNTFPILTFPVKDDSSTEALKNQGLSISTDNGLLYNAEAGAKPEFIAPPSDPAQIYLSYIEMLVKQIFKQVNLDFANSKAESGLAKQYDYLEFTTMLVNFANALEACEYKIAELVGKWLGEEFKGYIEYSKQFTILDAEQFTETVLSVFNEPAVSPVLKNELEKLLARLILNPFKDEKELDQIENALDSKEDWEVKMRAEGWNS
- a CDS encoding terminase large subunit domain-containing protein translates to MAILLPYQIEIVKGIDSHKFSAIKMARQTGKSFVVSYWAAKRAATRQNHTIVVVSPTERQSKLFVDKVKLHVKALKLTGVKFFENTDLKKLEINFPNGSQIVALPANPDGIRGFSGDVIMDEAAFFRDWQEVYRAVFPIITRKKDYKLIAISTPFGKNDLFYYLWSISENNPKWFRYSLNIYEAVEKGLSVDIEELKAGIKSEDAWKTEYLVEFIDEADSVLPYELIQKCEMPKEEIILPDLREAKGNLYCGIDVGRRKDLTVITVVEKLGDVLYVRRIEELKKKPFREQIEIISHYAKFCRRVAVDETGLGMQLAEELKENFGSKVIPVYFSAKTKEELAEKLRTKFQDRLIRIPSDPDLREDLHSVRKTVTNAGNVRYEGSAKDSHADRFWSLALAVYAASQRTFNFIFKGVKIPWL